Genomic window (Vitis riparia cultivar Riparia Gloire de Montpellier isolate 1030 chromosome 4, EGFV_Vit.rip_1.0, whole genome shotgun sequence):
CTCTTCTGTATATGGATGTTTATAGACAAGAACAGAAGGATTCCATTCTCTTGGTGTGTATCAATCTCTGAAGAAGATACTAAAGCATGAAGGTGTTCTAGGATTTTATAAGTAAGTCTGAAGTTATTCAATTTTTACTCTTTGTTGTATTCCccaaaaatgtttttcctaACTTATGCTTAATTGTCTTCAGAGGAAATGGTGCTAGTGTTCTTCGTATTGTACCCTATGCAGCCTTACATTTTATGACATATGAGCAGTACAGGAGCTGGATCTTGAACAACTGCCCTGCCCTAGGAACAGGGCCGGTGGTGGATCTTTTAGCTGGTTCTGTCGCCGGAGGGACAGCAGTTTTGTGCACGTACCCATTAGATCTGGCTCGAACTAAGCTTGCATATCAGGTAATTGGCTTacataaatattgtttttatggTAATATTGCTCTACCCTTTCATGTCTGAGGGTGGTGCTTAATTTGCCAATATGTTATTTCTTTATGAGTTCATGcacattattttatatgattaatcATGTTGAGTGGATGTGATATAAAGAATGAGCTTATGCGCTTCACATAATTGACATCTATGTATACGAATCTTTATTATGATGTAATCCTGTTTCTAAGTCTACTTAAGACTTTGATAAATTGTTTCTTCATGGTGAATGCTTCTGTCTAATTAATATGTGCTTAAACGTGTCAAAAAATTTGATGTATAATAGTTACATCTAGCTTGTTTTATGCCATTGGACACTGTTTTGAATCTAATTTTTCCACCTTTCTATATAGGTTGTTGACCTGAGAGGAAGTTTCAGAAGTGACATGAGAAGTTTGCATGCTCAGCCTGCTTATAATGGCataaaagatgtttttaaaaGTGTCTACAAGGAAGGGGGAGTACGGGCACTGTATCGAGGTGTAGGTATGTGCTTACTGGTTATTTTACATTACAATACACAATCTTTTATGGCTATACATATATGCTATTTGTAGTGGTTCTGAATGGATAGTGTTTTAGTTTGATGACAACTCAGTTTTTGGGAATGTTTGGTTTGCCTTGCTGTGGTTGATCTTAATTATGCAGTTAGTTGGAATTAATTGCAGTCTTTCTCAAATTTCTGCTCTCTTTGTCTGATGGCTTGGGTTGGAACGTAAATGTTCTGTGATTAACCTTGGAACTTCTTGCTCTTTTAGTTTGaatcatttcttccatttcagTTTATTACTTTTAAGTCTGCGGAAATGAatcctctcttctttttttcttcatccttTTTGAGCAGGTCCGACGCTCATTGGAATCCTTCCTTATGCTGGATTGAAGTTTTACATATATGAAAAACTTAAGAGGCATGTTCCTGAAGAGCACCAAAAGTCTATTGCAATGCGTCTGTCATGTGGGGCATTAGCTGGCCTGTTTGGGCAGACCTTCACATACCCATTGGATGTTGTTAGGAGACAGATGCAGGTATTCCTCAATTTACTCCTTCTATGCCTTTGGTGGGttgtaacttttttttcccttctggTCTTATTAAGCATGAATTCTTTCTGTGGAGTAATTAAGATCTGATGCTAAATGCTGTCTAAAGACATGCTCTCACTCCCAACAAACAGCACAACTACCTTGGATTCCTGCTTAGGAATGAGAGGTCCTAGATTTGAGTTGCAGGAGGAGTAGTGTGCCAAGCATGGCTAGTGGGTTTCTGCATTACAAAAAAGGGAGTCGTCTCACTAAAACATGTAATGTGGATATTTAAGAGTGAAGCAGCCAGAACTGGCCATGGAAGCATGTTAGTTGAACATTCCTGGTTTAATAGTTGTGTCAGTCTGGATTCACTTGGTGACGTCAACTTGTgtctttattatcttttaagCAGTACTTCAGAAGTGCAATGGAGAACTGGAGTTGACCTATTGATTTAACAAATCAAGTCATCCTCATGGTGACATTCTGTCCTGTTTCCATCTGGTCTGTGGATGACCTAGGCTAGGGGTTGTACTGTGAGGTCATTGGTTGATGTTTAAGTGCTCAACCAACCAGGTTAGTCCCACATTTTGAGGCCAGTAACTAGCCATATTGTGGTATGTGAAGGTTAACATCATCAGCATAGGGACcaaaaatttggaattatttcTTCGTGTGTAAAGAAGAAACTCTGAAGGGATTTGAGTCAGGTTTTGAATTATTAGTCTTGTGTTATTTGCAGGTCGAAAATCTGCAACCTTCAATTCAAGGTAATGCTAGATACAGGAACACTTTGGAAGGGCTAGCGACTATCACCCGTAATCAAGGATGGAGACAATTGTTTGCAGGCCTAAGCATCAATTATATAAAGGTAATCCTTGAACTGCATTGCTCAAATCATCATGCTTTCACCCAACTCCAGTGTAAATCCCAATTTCTACCACTTTTTACCGAGGGTGAATTTAGATACTGCTTTTTCAATTTCGCCCTATTTTGTCCAGAAACACTCGATCCCTTTGTCTATTTTCCTGCATTTTTATTGGATATTTCCATGTTAACTTCTAACTAATTCCCACCCAAACTTTTCTGCACGGTTTGATAGTTGATCAGcaaattttcatattgtttttctcaatcattcaaaaagaaacaataatttAATAGCGTCGCtttccttttcccctttttctgacaaagaaaaaggagaacACCCCTAAGTTGAATGGTGGGTACATGGTATTGCTTGTTTCCTTTCTTTGTTTCCTACCATGTGAGAATggcaaaaggaaagaagaaaaagttcGCTTTCAGACCCAGAATAGTTTTGTATTCTTCTTCTACGCAAGTTCTTGTAACTAATAAAGCTTTATAACAATGTTCCCAGATCGTTCCGTCGGTGGCAATCGGCTTCACTGCATATGACATGATGAAATCATGGCTTCGCGTGCCACCACGACAGAAGGCTCAGTCAATATCTGCTGCATGAATCTATGACCAAATTACCAAGACACTATTTCTACGTTGCATCGTTAAATCATCTACTCTTGATCTTCTGTGTGGATGAAGTCTGGTTTAAACCCATTAGAAACACTGTATCTGTCTGTAACAACAATAGCAATGAACCACCAGGTTCTTCTGCTGCTAAGTTTCATGTATTTCCCTCTACTAGATGCTCTCAATATTTGGTATTTTGCTGcataatatatgatatgataacATTTGAGAAACTCTGCGATCCCAAATCTTCTATTTTACATGGATAATTTGCTACCAATCTTATGTATTGTAGCTTTTTTTATAGGAGCAGGGGCTGTCAAAGGTCGGTTGCAGCAACTCGCAACTAAACTCATATCACACTGCAGTTTAACAGCATATTTCATATAATCTACTTTCCCACATATTTTCCAAATCATCAACTTTTTCCAGCCCATCAGCCCAAATAAAGGGTTTGATAGCTACCACATATGTCCAAGAAACAGAAAACTCAAACTTTGGCAGCATTAGATCCTCATCAATGGCACCTTATTTTGCACAAATTATGTCAATGTTACCGACTCACAATTCATATGGAGACATGATTCCCATCCATTTCAGATCCAATCATAATCATTACTATCATCAAATCACAAAATAATCGTGGAGAGAAGGAAAACGGATGCCATTTAAACCTggtttaaacccaaaatttatCTAATGACTCGTGTTTCTAATTAACTCTGTCATTATGGTCAGCACTAATTGTCTTTTTCATCCATTATGTCATCTTGTTCTTTTTGACTAGGCGCTTAGACCTTCACCTTTGATGCACTACTCTCGGGTTACAATTAGGATGATTTGGTTAGGTTGATGACTAATTCAAACCCAATtcgaattaaaaaataatttatccgaGTTTAACCCAATTTGAATTACTTGAAGTACTCCATGCAAGTTCAAtccaacttcattttttaaagtaaaggTTGAGCTCAAGTTATTCAAGTTAGATTAAGGTTGATCGAATTGATCTAAttgcataattcaaaatccatctataatattttttaatttttttaatatgtttatatgaatatttaaatagtaaaatgGAACGGAATTTCAAAGTagcaataaaagaataaatataaatttatattttttttaaatgaaaaatatatgatatgatataatttgatattttattttaaaaatataaaataaataaatattattatataggatagtatgtataatatatatatatatatatatatatatatatatatatatatatatatatatatatattataaaaacattaaattaggTTTGTGTTATCTAAATCTTAAACTAAATCCAATCTAAATTGAACTCGGGTTGAAAAAACTTAACCCAAGTTCAACCCGTTGTGTTAGTTTGGATTGGGTGGAGTCAACCAACCCAAATTGCACTCAAAACCGGTACACTCTTTTTGAATGGAAGATTATGAGGTACGACTTAGAGGCTGACATAGCAAATGGAGGCTTCCGCGAAGGTCTTCCCCCAAGGAAGACTCAAATTTGGGCTCTCTTacctatttttaattattgccATGTGGGCTTCCACGTGGGCATCCTGCTAGCTTGCTGACGAGGCACCAATGCCATTGGGTAGCAGCTGAATGGGTGGAAGCTGGAAGGGCATATCGGAAATCCCAACCATGCAGACTTTTGGAGTATTCTTTTTCATTCCAAGGCTTGGGCCATCTTGCCAGGTTGATTATTCCCAAAATCGGTCACCACAACATaattatccaaaaataaaaataaaaaaataaaaaaatcccatgaataatattatattgtaCGGAGGAGCGACCTTGACTATATTGAGAGGACCACAAGGCAATTGAATAGTcttaaatatgagaaaagaaatttgttggagAGCAGCCATCATCCTCCTTTCCATGCACACGACATACATTTATTATATCCAGCAATCCAACCACCCcccaagaaaataaagatgaagaaCACAAAAATACAAGTGATTACAAGGCAAGTGGGTGTGACTCACTTGGCTTTATTGTTCATGCTGATTGGCCCCATTCATTAGAGTCCCTCTTTACAAAAAAACAGCCACTTTCGCGATAGGATTTTCTCACTGTTGAcggtgattttagaaaatatttttaatatttttaatactcaaaaaattttatcatttaagtgtttaaaatattaaaaacgttttataaaattattatcaaacacactcttattcttttttctaaacATATCtcatataaacatttttaaaatattctttatatttttaattatttttttgtattattttataaaaaaataattaaatatggataaaatttattttacaataggGTTTGTTCTTacactaaatttttaaaaaactaatttatatttaaaagtaaaactctttttaactaatttaaaaaataaaattatttttaaaaacgacTTTCAAACAGGTATTATTTTCAAACATGAGTTTGGATTAAATTCATGTCAACATTTAGGTGACAAATTTGATATGACTTGATTGATTTAataatccttattattttaaactaattaacTCAATTAGGAGATCCAACTCAACctcttatttaaataagatGACTTCATTATTACAtcaattattattcatttaataattagatagaattttgatttatattttttacataattattatttatattgggTTTGAGTTGATTCATGTAGTAgaatatttacattttaataTGATAAGAATATGACTCacccatatatatttttaaaacatatttagaaACGTACAAAACATGTTATGGATatacttttgttctataaaatatcataaattaatttttttttatcgtagaaaaaaaatgcacattaatcaatttaaaatacgggtaaattaaaccaaaatttgtagttttttctcaaattaatttaataaaaatttaaattaaaaaaaaaaacccaacttAATTCGATTGTGTTGAGGAAAGaggcaaataaataaattagacttTAAATGTTGTACCTGCTTTTTGCTGGCGTATTAAATGAAGCATTAAAAAAGTTGACTTCCACTGTCCCCTCTATTTAAGGTTTTCTTTTGATaatctttttcttctatttctatgaatattttaatttcccTATATAGAGTCCGAGGGtttgacttaaaaaaataaaaaataaaaacatgtttgataaataattttttaaaaatatattgtttaaaaaatagatttaaggtgtatttagattttttttaataaaattaaaaatatgaaaaacaattttaaaactttagaaTTACTGgcatataaacatatatataaaaaataagatgaaaaaactaattttaaaaattatttctaaaatttcttttttggatttGCTTAAACATTATCAATCAAAACCGAAATCTCTGTtctcatacattttttttttttttattcttaataattaatcAAACTCTACCTTGTTTATCTTAAGATGCATGATTTACCTAAActaataactaaaaatttatttgaatttttctctctttgttttattGCATggttgatttaaaaattaaattaatttttttttctttcacattaGTTAATGTTATGCCACACccttagattttttttggatttaataaTCAAACATTATCATAGACTTTAAAAAAATCCACAATggatttaataatcatatttttttgtgtGGTGGATATTGAGAATCTTATCCAAGCCAACTTGGTATATATTAGTAGGTTATTAtgtaataatttaaatttttacatagtattaaaatcttaaattcCATAGCGAGTAAGTTGACTTCATAAATAAGATCACAAAATTCTAGGTTTGGAATAACAATCATACCAAACTCTTTTAAGCAGTCTTACTTTTGGTATCATTGGTTGCTTTTCTTGtacatttatcattttttttttttttttgcatttttcttatttgatttaagTTAGATTAAAGAAAGTCTATGAATatggtaagaaaaaaaaagttattagatGCCAAAATTAAAggtatgtttttaataatatgaataaaactcaaacataaaaaataaaaaagtttttttagacTTATTTCCCGTAAAAAGTATTGTAAACTTACATATGatataaaagttttcaaaatcgtatatgtttttattactcaaaacactaaaataaaaaaagaaaaaaacatcttaaatttattat
Coding sequences:
- the LOC117913057 gene encoding mitochondrial carrier protein CoAc1 yields the protein MGSSQGSTLSTNVAGFVDGSTARTEVSYIDTMPVYVKELIAGGAAGAFAKTAVAPLERTKILLQTRTEGFHSLGVYQSLKKILKHEGVLGFYKGNGASVLRIVPYAALHFMTYEQYRSWILNNCPALGTGPVVDLLAGSVAGGTAVLCTYPLDLARTKLAYQVVDLRGSFRSDMRSLHAQPAYNGIKDVFKSVYKEGGVRALYRGVGPTLIGILPYAGLKFYIYEKLKRHVPEEHQKSIAMRLSCGALAGLFGQTFTYPLDVVRRQMQVENLQPSIQGNARYRNTLEGLATITRNQGWRQLFAGLSINYIKIVPSVAIGFTAYDMMKSWLRVPPRQKAQSISAA